The following are encoded together in the Bradymonas sediminis genome:
- a CDS encoding ArsR/SmtB family transcription factor, with protein MKRFSGCPNMSLNELPSQLYTQFASIGQALSNDSRLRLLNLLAQSERSVDDLAGKLGQSVANTSAHLRVLKRAHMVSTRRDGRRVFYRLSGQPALKLWLALRDMGLESVPEVREAMRVHASDPDVIPDFEGAQLLDKVERGEVILLDLRPAEEYLAGHLPRAQSVPSAELSKRIDTLPRDREVVAYCRGPYCVAAIESVAKMRAQGISARRLAPGIAEWLAAGKTLETQSNL; from the coding sequence ATGAAACGATTTAGCGGATGTCCAAATATGAGCCTCAACGAACTCCCCAGCCAACTCTATACCCAATTCGCCTCGATCGGGCAGGCGCTGTCGAACGACTCCCGCCTGCGCCTGCTCAACCTGCTGGCCCAATCGGAGCGCTCGGTGGATGACCTGGCCGGCAAGCTCGGCCAGAGCGTGGCCAATACCAGCGCGCACCTGCGGGTGCTCAAGCGCGCGCATATGGTCAGCACGCGCCGAGACGGCCGCCGGGTCTTTTATCGCCTGTCGGGTCAACCGGCGCTTAAGCTCTGGCTCGCGCTGCGCGATATGGGGCTGGAGTCGGTGCCCGAGGTGCGCGAGGCCATGCGCGTTCACGCCAGCGACCCGGATGTCATCCCCGACTTTGAGGGCGCCCAGCTGCTCGATAAGGTCGAGCGCGGTGAAGTCATCCTCTTGGATCTTCGCCCGGCGGAAGAATATTTAGCAGGGCATCTTCCGCGTGCCCAATCGGTACCCTCCGCGGAACTTAGCAAACGCATCGACACGCTGCCGCGCGACCGCGAAGTCGTCGCTTATTGCCGCGGCCCCTATTGCGTCGCGGCGATCGAATCGGTCGCCAAAATGCGCGCCCAAGGCATCAGCGCCCGGCGCCTGGCCCCCGGCATCGCCGAGTGGCTGGCTGCGGGAAAAACACTTGAAACGCAGTCCAATCTTTGA
- the cyoE gene encoding heme o synthase — protein MPTPQKPSRLRDWVMLAKPGIVITNMMTAVAGLWLAPINVSLPVTAAAIGGTGLLVAGSGAFNQIFERDTDAFMKRTAVRPLPSGRMSIAEAAIIGTVEILLGMWLLTAFVNPLAAFLGLLATLVYVCVYTPLKRRSSLAVPLGGVAGAMPPAIGWTAATGTPDIGALALFAVLFWWQMPHFLGIALYRAADYQNARLQVAPAPRGYQRTVFWARVISLLTLASVLALPLLIDGLGWPFMLITLLGTIGPMTYIVRPVDYKNVSLWGKRVFLSSLVSLPLFAVAAFVQRFLT, from the coding sequence ATGCCAACCCCACAGAAACCATCGCGCCTTCGTGACTGGGTCATGCTCGCCAAACCCGGCATCGTCATCACGAATATGATGACGGCGGTCGCCGGGCTCTGGCTGGCGCCGATCAACGTGTCCTTGCCCGTGACGGCCGCGGCCATCGGCGGCACCGGCCTGCTGGTCGCCGGCAGCGGCGCGTTCAACCAGATCTTTGAGCGCGACACCGACGCCTTTATGAAACGCACGGCCGTGCGCCCGCTGCCGTCGGGGCGCATGTCGATCGCCGAAGCCGCGATTATCGGCACCGTCGAGATTCTTTTGGGAATGTGGTTGCTCACCGCCTTTGTTAACCCGCTGGCGGCGTTCCTGGGATTACTGGCGACCCTGGTCTATGTCTGCGTTTATACGCCGCTAAAACGGCGCAGCTCGCTGGCGGTGCCGCTGGGCGGCGTCGCCGGGGCGATGCCGCCGGCGATTGGTTGGACCGCCGCCACCGGGACGCCCGATATCGGCGCCCTGGCGCTCTTCGCGGTGCTCTTCTGGTGGCAAATGCCGCATTTTTTGGGCATCGCGCTCTACCGCGCCGCCGACTATCAGAACGCGCGGCTGCAAGTCGCGCCGGCGCCCCGTGGCTACCAGCGCACGGTCTTCTGGGCGCGGGTGATCTCGCTGCTCACCCTGGCATCGGTGCTGGCCCTGCCCCTCTTAATCGACGGCCTGGGCTGGCCCTTTATGCTGATCACGCTGCTCGGCACCATCGGCCCGATGACCTATATCGTGCGCCCCGTCGACTACAAGAACGTGAGCCTCTGGGGCAAACGCGTCTTCTTGTCGAGCCTGGTCTCATTGCCGTTATTCGCCGTTGCCGCGTTTGTGCAGCGCTTTTTGACCTGA
- the tkt gene encoding transketolase, which produces MSEQRIEELSVNTIRTLAMDAVQKANSGHPGAPMGLAPAAYVLWQNHLRHNPKNPRWDNRDRFILSAGHASMLLYSLLHLTGYEQMTLEEIKNFRQWGSVTPGHPENFETEGVEMATGPLGQGFATAVGMAIAEAQLNARFDGVVDHFTYVICSDGDLMEGISHEAASLAGHLGLGKLVYIYDDNNITIDGGTDISFTEDVCARFESYGWHVQRVSDGTDLDAIDAAIEEAKEATDKPSIIALRTVIGYGSPAKAGTSSSHGSPLGDEEIARTKEALGWPSKEPFFIPEEVLEHMGAAADQGHKLESEWADRMEKYAAENPEKYAELTRRLAGELPENWDADLPQFAPDAKGMATRKASGKVVERIYAALPEFSGGSADLAGSNLTLFPDYGVFSRETRDAQNIHFGVREHAMGAAANGMNLHGGVRGFGATFLIFSDYMRPALRLAALMKTPTIGVFTHDSIGLGEDGPTHQPIEQLASLRAMPNMTVLRPADANETRECWKVAIENTTGPSAFALTRQAVATYDRDALGSIGDATRGAYILAGGEQTPDVILIGTGSEVGTCIAAYDILRAEGVAVRVVSMPSWEVFEAQDDAWKEKVLPKNVGRRVAVEAACSFGWERYVGLNGIVHSIPGFGKSAPAEVIFEKMGFTGDHIAKLAKSLL; this is translated from the coding sequence ATGAGTGAGCAACGCATCGAAGAGTTGAGCGTCAACACGATTCGCACGCTGGCCATGGACGCGGTTCAAAAAGCCAATAGCGGACATCCGGGCGCGCCCATGGGCCTGGCCCCGGCGGCCTATGTGCTCTGGCAAAACCACCTGCGCCACAACCCCAAAAACCCGCGCTGGGATAACCGCGACCGCTTCATTTTGTCGGCCGGCCACGCCTCGATGCTGCTCTACTCGCTGCTCCATCTGACCGGCTACGAGCAGATGACCCTCGAAGAAATTAAGAACTTCCGCCAATGGGGAAGCGTGACCCCCGGGCATCCCGAGAATTTCGAGACCGAAGGCGTCGAGATGGCCACCGGGCCGCTGGGCCAGGGCTTCGCGACCGCCGTGGGGATGGCCATCGCCGAGGCGCAGCTCAACGCGCGCTTCGACGGCGTGGTCGACCACTTCACCTATGTGATTTGCTCCGACGGCGACCTTATGGAGGGCATCTCCCACGAGGCCGCCTCGCTGGCCGGCCACCTGGGCCTGGGCAAGCTCGTCTATATCTATGACGACAATAATATCACCATCGACGGCGGCACCGATATCAGCTTCACCGAAGATGTCTGCGCGCGTTTTGAGTCCTACGGCTGGCATGTCCAGCGCGTCTCCGACGGCACCGACCTCGACGCGATCGACGCGGCCATCGAGGAGGCCAAAGAGGCCACCGACAAGCCCAGCATCATCGCGCTGCGCACGGTCATCGGCTACGGCTCGCCGGCAAAAGCCGGCACCTCGAGCTCCCACGGCTCGCCGCTGGGCGACGAAGAAATCGCGCGCACCAAAGAGGCGCTCGGATGGCCGTCCAAAGAGCCGTTCTTCATCCCCGAAGAAGTCCTCGAGCATATGGGCGCCGCCGCCGACCAGGGCCACAAGCTCGAGAGCGAGTGGGCCGACCGGATGGAGAAATACGCCGCCGAGAACCCCGAAAAATACGCCGAATTAACCCGCCGGCTGGCCGGTGAGTTGCCCGAGAATTGGGACGCCGACCTGCCGCAATTTGCCCCCGACGCCAAGGGCATGGCCACGCGCAAGGCCAGCGGCAAAGTCGTCGAGCGCATCTACGCAGCCCTGCCCGAGTTCAGCGGCGGCTCGGCCGACCTGGCCGGCTCGAACCTGACGCTCTTCCCCGATTACGGCGTCTTCAGCCGCGAGACGCGCGACGCCCAGAATATCCACTTCGGTGTGCGCGAGCACGCCATGGGCGCCGCAGCAAACGGCATGAACCTGCACGGCGGGGTGCGCGGATTCGGCGCGACCTTCCTGATCTTTTCGGATTATATGCGCCCGGCGCTTCGCCTGGCCGCCCTGATGAAGACGCCGACCATCGGCGTATTCACCCACGACTCGATCGGCCTGGGCGAGGACGGCCCGACCCACCAGCCCATCGAACAGCTCGCCTCGCTGCGCGCGATGCCCAATATGACGGTGCTTCGCCCGGCCGACGCCAATGAGACCCGCGAGTGCTGGAAGGTCGCCATCGAGAATACCACCGGTCCGTCGGCCTTCGCGCTGACCCGCCAGGCGGTCGCCACCTATGACCGCGACGCGCTGGGAAGCATCGGCGACGCCACCCGCGGCGCCTATATCCTGGCCGGCGGCGAGCAAACCCCGGACGTCATTCTGATCGGCACCGGCAGCGAGGTCGGCACCTGCATAGCCGCCTATGATATCCTGCGCGCCGAGGGCGTCGCGGTCCGCGTCGTCAGCATGCCGTCCTGGGAGGTCTTCGAGGCCCAGGACGACGCCTGGAAAGAGAAAGTGCTGCCCAAAAATGTCGGCCGCCGCGTCGCCGTCGAGGCCGCTTGCAGCTTCGGCTGGGAGCGCTATGTCGGGCTCAACGGCATCGTCCACAGCATCCCGGGCTTCGGTAAATCGGCCCCGGCGGAGGTCATCTTCGAGAAGATGGGCTTCACCGGCGACCATATCGCGAAACTGGCAAAATCCCTGCTTTAA
- a CDS encoding diacylglycerol/lipid kinase family protein yields MPGIGIISNPHSRRNRRHPEQMRRLAYILGQDDNHELTNRIEDVGEAAQQFKENDIDILALNGGDGTNHVTLTKFIEVWGDKPLPKIALLRGGTMNTVSNAVGVKGTPSRLLANLVEKYYTNQPFETTERDLLKVTDATGSRYGFIFGNGMVANFLEAYYATGDPSPAIAARLLGQAAVGTFFNSDLTKQLFRPFRARIELDDEVWTERDYISVVASTVDQIGLGFRPFIRSEEAPATFHMLGITSGAVTTAMQLPRIRLGLPVPEDKIRSAVTHSAEFISEQPIGYTIDGDMHIADNGRVLLETGPRLELIIK; encoded by the coding sequence ATGCCTGGTATTGGAATCATCAGCAACCCACATAGCCGCCGCAATCGGCGTCACCCCGAACAGATGCGTCGCCTGGCCTATATCCTGGGCCAGGATGACAATCATGAATTGACCAACCGCATCGAGGACGTCGGCGAGGCGGCCCAGCAATTCAAAGAGAACGATATCGATATCCTCGCGCTCAACGGCGGGGATGGCACCAATCATGTCACCCTGACCAAATTCATCGAGGTCTGGGGCGACAAACCGCTGCCGAAAATCGCGCTCTTACGGGGAGGCACCATGAACACTGTGTCCAATGCCGTCGGAGTCAAGGGGACGCCCTCTCGCCTGTTGGCCAACCTGGTTGAGAAATACTATACAAATCAACCATTTGAGACCACTGAGCGCGACCTATTAAAAGTCACGGACGCCACCGGAAGCCGGTACGGCTTTATCTTTGGCAACGGCATGGTCGCCAACTTCCTGGAGGCGTATTACGCCACCGGCGACCCCAGCCCGGCCATCGCCGCGCGCCTGCTGGGACAGGCCGCGGTCGGCACCTTTTTTAATAGCGATTTAACCAAGCAGCTCTTCCGCCCCTTCCGCGCGCGCATCGAGCTCGACGACGAGGTCTGGACCGAGCGCGATTATATCTCGGTGGTCGCCTCCACGGTCGACCAGATCGGCCTTGGATTCCGCCCCTTTATTCGCAGCGAAGAAGCCCCCGCAACCTTCCATATGCTCGGCATCACCTCGGGCGCGGTCACCACGGCGATGCAATTGCCGCGCATCCGCCTGGGTCTGCCGGTCCCCGAGGATAAGATCCGCTCGGCGGTCACGCACAGCGCGGAATTTATCTCGGAGCAGCCCATCGGCTATACCATCGACGGGGACATGCATATCGCCGACAACGGGCGAGTGCTGTTGGAGACCGGCCCGCGCCTTGAATTAATCATCAAATAG
- the glgP gene encoding alpha-glucan family phosphorylase, producing the protein MTTKTKYPLVRKLEALAHNLRWCWQPDGWRVFRDLDAQLWHKCSHNPIAFLEEWEPAELEARAQRTGLAGRIHNGHQKLVDYLARRGPEARMSAGPLHTRPVAYFCAEFGIHESLPIYSGGLGILAGDHMKAASDLSIPLVGVGLFYPLGYFQQSIDEDGWQQEHYGRTDVAKLPLTKVVDADGAPLEIEIDMGSERIKAYVWRAPVGRNELLMLDSDVPGNNPDDRLLTSQLYGGDRRMRIRQEILLGVGGVRALAALGIDPAVYHLNEGHSAFATFELAARYMEREGIFFEEARDKVARQTVFTTHTPVPAGHDRFHIELFEEMLGWMRPRLGIDHREFHGFGRIDLNNPNESFCMTVLALKMSRYRNGVSNLHGEVSRQMWRDLWPHGELKDVPIGHITNGVHVPSFLAPEMRTLYDKYLEPGWEHHQEKPEAWAGLANLEPGELWETHQLLKAKLIEFINDRVATQTAPKGEGEGQVVPGSGFAPETLTIGFARRFATYKRADLIMDDLERFKRLIRDADRPIQIIYAGKAHPADEYGKALIQKIVQVTTDPEFEGRVVFLADYEMNVARHMLHGVDIWLNNPRRPQEACGTSGQKVVLNGALNCSILDGWWAEAYDGRNGFAIGDTSEYADPGQQDVHDARALYDVLENEVIPLYYDTDASGLPIEWIERVKWSIISLGWRFNASRMLLDYLNLAYLPAAGATSAQM; encoded by the coding sequence ATGACGACCAAGACTAAATATCCACTGGTGCGAAAGCTCGAGGCGCTTGCGCACAACCTGCGATGGTGTTGGCAGCCGGATGGCTGGCGGGTCTTTCGAGACCTCGACGCGCAGCTATGGCATAAGTGCAGCCACAATCCTATTGCCTTTTTGGAAGAATGGGAGCCCGCGGAGCTCGAGGCGCGCGCGCAGCGCACGGGTCTGGCGGGGCGGATTCATAACGGACACCAGAAATTGGTCGACTATCTGGCCCGGCGCGGGCCCGAGGCGCGCATGAGCGCGGGGCCGCTGCACACCCGGCCGGTGGCGTATTTTTGCGCTGAGTTTGGCATTCACGAATCCCTGCCGATCTATTCGGGCGGGCTGGGCATTCTTGCCGGCGACCATATGAAGGCGGCCAGTGATTTGAGCATCCCGCTGGTGGGCGTGGGGCTCTTTTATCCGCTGGGGTATTTTCAGCAATCGATCGATGAGGACGGCTGGCAGCAGGAGCATTACGGGCGCACCGACGTCGCCAAGCTCCCGCTGACCAAGGTCGTCGACGCCGACGGGGCGCCGCTTGAGATCGAGATCGACATGGGGAGCGAGCGCATCAAGGCCTATGTGTGGCGCGCGCCGGTCGGGCGAAATGAGTTGCTGATGCTCGACTCCGACGTGCCGGGCAATAACCCCGACGACCGCCTGCTCACCAGCCAACTCTACGGCGGCGACCGGCGCATGCGCATTCGCCAGGAGATTTTGCTCGGCGTGGGCGGTGTGCGGGCGCTGGCCGCGCTGGGCATCGACCCGGCGGTCTATCATCTCAACGAGGGCCACAGCGCGTTTGCCACCTTTGAGCTGGCCGCGCGCTATATGGAGCGCGAGGGCATCTTTTTTGAGGAGGCCCGCGACAAGGTCGCGCGCCAGACCGTCTTCACCACGCATACGCCGGTGCCGGCCGGGCACGACCGCTTTCATATCGAGCTCTTCGAGGAGATGCTCGGTTGGATGCGCCCGCGCCTGGGCATCGACCACCGCGAGTTCCACGGATTCGGGCGCATCGACCTCAATAATCCGAACGAATCGTTTTGCATGACCGTGCTGGCGCTCAAGATGAGCCGGTATCGCAACGGCGTGAGTAATCTGCACGGCGAGGTCAGCCGGCAGATGTGGCGCGACCTGTGGCCGCATGGCGAGCTCAAAGATGTGCCGATCGGGCATATCACCAACGGCGTGCATGTGCCGTCGTTTTTAGCCCCGGAGATGCGCACCCTCTACGATAAATATCTGGAGCCGGGGTGGGAGCATCATCAGGAGAAGCCGGAGGCCTGGGCGGGGCTCGCCAACCTGGAGCCCGGCGAGTTGTGGGAGACCCACCAACTGCTCAAGGCGAAGCTCATCGAGTTTATCAACGACCGCGTCGCGACCCAGACCGCGCCCAAAGGAGAGGGCGAGGGGCAGGTCGTGCCGGGCTCGGGTTTTGCCCCCGAGACGCTCACCATTGGTTTTGCGCGCCGCTTCGCGACCTATAAACGTGCCGATCTCATCATGGATGACCTCGAGCGTTTTAAGCGCCTGATCCGCGACGCAGACCGCCCGATTCAGATCATCTACGCCGGCAAGGCTCACCCGGCCGACGAATACGGCAAGGCGCTTATCCAGAAGATCGTGCAGGTCACGACCGACCCGGAGTTTGAGGGGCGCGTCGTCTTCTTGGCCGACTACGAGATGAACGTCGCTCGCCATATGCTCCACGGCGTCGACATCTGGCTGAATAATCCGCGACGCCCGCAGGAAGCCTGCGGCACCAGCGGGCAAAAGGTCGTGCTCAATGGGGCGCTCAACTGCTCCATCCTCGACGGCTGGTGGGCCGAGGCCTACGACGGGCGCAATGGCTTTGCCATCGGCGACACCTCCGAATATGCCGACCCGGGCCAGCAGGACGTGCACGACGCGCGCGCCCTCTACGATGTCCTCGAGAACGAGGTCATCCCCCTGTATTATGACACCGACGCGAGCGGCCTGCCGATTGAGTGGATCGAGCGGGTCAAGTGGAGCATCATCAGCCTGGGCTGGCGATTTAACGCCAGCCGGATGTTGCTCGATTATCTCAACCTCGCCTATTTGCCGGCGGCGGGGGCGACCAGCGCGCAAATGTGA
- a CDS encoding trimeric intracellular cation channel family protein: MIRLLLILLDLGGTFVFALSGAMAAGKHRLDIFGIMVLAFAAGNAGGILRDLLIGATPPSAIEHLSYLGVSLLAGFIVFFWDPLVNRHNPLILWFDALGLAFFAVAGAEKALAFGLNPVMAALLGMVTGVGGGMLRDLLVMQIPTVLRADLYASAALTGATIVVLGHMLHITSVGSILVGGLACFFLRYMAIRHGWHLPHARAS; encoded by the coding sequence ATGATTCGTCTATTGCTGATATTATTGGACCTTGGTGGCACGTTTGTGTTCGCGCTCAGCGGCGCGATGGCGGCAGGCAAGCATCGCCTCGACATTTTCGGCATCATGGTACTGGCCTTCGCGGCGGGCAATGCTGGCGGCATCCTGCGCGACCTTTTGATCGGCGCGACACCGCCGTCCGCCATCGAGCATTTGAGTTATCTGGGCGTGTCGCTCTTGGCTGGTTTCATCGTCTTTTTTTGGGACCCATTGGTTAACCGGCATAACCCATTGATACTGTGGTTCGACGCCCTTGGCCTGGCGTTCTTCGCGGTCGCGGGGGCAGAAAAGGCGCTGGCTTTCGGGCTCAATCCGGTCATGGCCGCCCTGCTGGGCATGGTGACGGGCGTGGGTGGCGGAATGTTGCGAGACCTGCTGGTGATGCAAATCCCGACGGTGCTGCGCGCCGACCTCTACGCCTCGGCCGCGCTCACCGGCGCCACGATCGTGGTCCTCGGCCATATGCTGCACATTACCTCGGTTGGGAGCATCTTGGTGGGCGGGCTCGCCTGCTTTTTCCTGCGCTATATGGCCATTCGCCATGGCTGGCATCTGCCCCACGCCCGAGCCTCTTAG
- a CDS encoding ATP-binding protein: MSQKNTGLIENLVTQFSSPLDCFRELAQNAMDAGSQVVEVWSEFIPGDDYIGTIALHVDDFGEGMDEHIIDTYLTQLFSSAKEDDLTKIGKFGIGFVSVFALEPRAVLVQTGRGGEYWEVLFHEDRTFTKTRVQMPVEGTQITLFLAGDIQRYNELVQGTRERLKFWCAHSETEITFEDRSQNTDAFAEPERINQPFGVEGSCVTRVEHQGTEIVCAYQRRPSYGFYNAGLTLAYSQIGEDLLGARAARFRHIGFKIKSRYLEHTLSRDTIMRDANYDKAMRLLEDAVNQDLFGALVAQLESLVAEDGWAFEQMQAYGELCNYLAREPAELLKSIGGRRVIRGLNGSALSLDELYDAWADSGRVLVSEQPSELCAALERAGSLVVYGRGEGGTAAASPLDAVNRLVDRFVRLRYRDTLGSKIRSALKVFGVSNATPSVLVAPEDIYLPVVLDASPPEVVRGLIAHASRILRDAGAGYRRMTTCQIGWSAGDEQLFVVGNKLSSFMARPPVGAARGTRSLEAAVNRDHPHFTYLLEVYQSQPELAAYCLAKSLLLSQDRLPSCDMSMIEAAQA; encoded by the coding sequence GTGAGCCAGAAAAATACCGGCCTTATCGAAAACCTGGTGACCCAATTTAGCTCTCCGCTGGATTGCTTCCGCGAGCTGGCCCAGAACGCCATGGACGCCGGCAGCCAGGTGGTCGAGGTGTGGAGCGAGTTTATCCCCGGCGACGATTATATCGGCACCATCGCTTTGCACGTCGATGATTTTGGCGAGGGGATGGATGAGCATATTATCGACACTTATTTGACCCAATTATTCTCGTCGGCCAAAGAGGACGACCTGACCAAGATTGGCAAATTTGGCATCGGCTTTGTGTCGGTCTTCGCGCTCGAGCCGCGCGCCGTGTTGGTGCAAACCGGGCGCGGCGGCGAGTATTGGGAGGTGCTCTTTCACGAGGATCGCACCTTCACCAAGACCCGGGTGCAGATGCCGGTGGAGGGCACCCAGATCACCCTTTTTCTGGCCGGCGACATCCAGCGCTACAATGAATTGGTGCAGGGGACGCGGGAGCGGCTCAAATTCTGGTGCGCGCACTCCGAGACCGAGATCACCTTCGAGGACCGCAGCCAGAACACCGACGCCTTCGCCGAGCCCGAGCGGATCAACCAGCCCTTTGGGGTCGAGGGGAGCTGCGTCACCCGGGTCGAGCACCAGGGGACCGAGATCGTGTGCGCCTACCAGCGCCGCCCGTCTTACGGGTTCTATAACGCGGGGCTGACCCTGGCGTACTCTCAGATCGGCGAGGACCTGCTCGGCGCGCGCGCCGCGCGGTTTCGCCATATCGGCTTCAAGATCAAGTCGCGCTATCTGGAGCATACCCTGAGCCGCGACACCATCATGCGCGACGCCAACTACGATAAGGCTATGCGCCTGCTCGAGGACGCGGTAAACCAGGACCTCTTCGGGGCGCTGGTCGCCCAGCTCGAGTCGTTGGTGGCCGAGGATGGCTGGGCCTTCGAGCAAATGCAGGCCTACGGCGAGCTGTGCAATTATCTGGCCCGGGAGCCCGCTGAATTGCTCAAATCCATCGGCGGGCGGCGCGTGATCCGCGGGCTCAACGGCTCCGCCCTGTCGCTCGACGAGCTCTACGACGCCTGGGCCGACAGCGGGCGCGTGCTGGTGAGCGAGCAGCCCTCGGAGCTATGCGCGGCCCTGGAGCGCGCCGGCAGCCTGGTGGTGTATGGGCGAGGCGAGGGGGGGACGGCGGCGGCATCCCCGCTGGACGCGGTCAACCGGCTGGTGGATCGATTCGTGCGGCTGCGCTACCGCGACACGCTGGGCTCCAAGATCCGCAGCGCGCTTAAGGTCTTCGGGGTCTCCAACGCCACGCCCAGCGTGCTCGTCGCCCCCGAGGATATCTATTTGCCCGTGGTCCTGGACGCCTCGCCGCCCGAGGTGGTGCGCGGGTTAATCGCGCACGCGTCGCGGATTCTGCGCGACGCAGGCGCCGGATACCGGCGCATGACCACCTGCCAGATCGGGTGGAGCGCGGGGGATGAGCAGCTCTTCGTGGTGGGCAATAAGCTCAGCTCATTTATGGCGCGCCCGCCGGTCGGCGCCGCGCGGGGCACGCGCAGCCTGGAGGCCGCGGTCAACCGCGATCACCCCCACTTCACCTATCTGCTCGAGGTCTACCAAAGCCAACCCGAGCTCGCCGCTTATTGCCTGGCCAAGAGTTTGTTGCTCAGCCAGGACCGCCTGCCGAGCTGTGATATGTCCATGATCGAGGCGGCTCAGGCCTAG
- a CDS encoding LLM class flavin-dependent oxidoreductase codes for MTHKLSILDLAPVGEGQTSSEVLQNSVTLAQRAEALGYTRVWFAEHHGMPSIASSSPELLMAHVASATRTIRVGSGGIMLPNHVPLKVAESFHTLEALYPGRVDLGIGRAPGTDQTTVRALRSFDPSKFAEQLQELMLLSSGGFPPEHPFASIRVMPGDVDLPPIWLLGSSGASAKFAGQQGLGYSFASHFSQTPAGPALAAYRDNFVPSERFPKPHVILAVSVVCAETDAEADFLASTGDLMQVNLRRGQFVPLTPPEEASKREYSAFERSIIEDGRRRNFVGSPETLRAKLGAFAKDNQADELMVTTILHSPEARLRSYELLAEAMEIEAPA; via the coding sequence ATGACCCACAAACTCTCCATCCTCGACCTCGCCCCCGTGGGCGAAGGCCAAACATCCTCTGAAGTTCTTCAAAATAGCGTCACCCTGGCCCAGCGGGCTGAGGCCCTGGGCTATACGCGCGTCTGGTTCGCCGAGCACCACGGCATGCCGAGCATCGCGAGCTCTTCGCCGGAGCTGCTGATGGCGCATGTGGCCTCGGCGACCCGGACGATTCGCGTGGGTTCGGGCGGCATCATGCTGCCGAATCATGTGCCGCTCAAAGTGGCGGAGAGTTTTCACACGCTTGAGGCGCTCTACCCGGGGCGCGTCGATCTGGGCATTGGGCGAGCGCCGGGGACCGACCAGACGACGGTGCGCGCGCTGCGCTCCTTCGACCCGTCGAAATTCGCCGAGCAGCTCCAGGAGCTGATGTTATTGTCGAGCGGCGGCTTCCCGCCGGAGCACCCATTCGCGTCGATCCGGGTGATGCCGGGGGACGTCGACCTGCCGCCGATCTGGCTGTTGGGGTCGAGCGGGGCGAGCGCGAAATTCGCGGGGCAGCAGGGGCTGGGTTATAGTTTTGCGAGTCATTTTAGCCAGACCCCTGCGGGGCCGGCGCTGGCAGCTTATCGCGACAATTTCGTGCCGTCTGAGCGCTTCCCTAAACCGCATGTGATCCTGGCGGTTTCGGTGGTCTGCGCCGAGACCGACGCTGAAGCGGACTTTTTGGCGAGCACCGGCGATCTGATGCAGGTGAACCTGCGCCGCGGCCAATTCGTGCCGCTCACCCCGCCCGAGGAGGCCAGCAAGCGCGAATACAGCGCGTTTGAGCGCTCGATCATCGAGGACGGGCGCAGGCGAAATTTCGTCGGCAGCCCCGAGACCCTTCGCGCCAAACTCGGCGCCTTCGCCAAAGACAACCAGGCCGACGAGCTGATGGTCACCACGATCCTGCACAGCCCCGAAGCACGACTTCGCTCCTATGAGTTATTGGCCGAGGCCATGGAGATTGAGGCGCCGGCTTAA